The Panthera tigris isolate Pti1 chromosome F3, P.tigris_Pti1_mat1.1, whole genome shotgun sequence genome includes a window with the following:
- the TMCC2 gene encoding transmembrane and coiled-coil domains protein 2 isoform X3, protein MKRKRLLTTQESWKVDKGDLVALSLPGGPGHGDADGPVSLDVPDGAPDPQRTKAAIDHLHQKILKITEQIKIEQEARDDNVAEYLKLANNADKQQVSRIKQVFEKKNQKSAQTIAQLHKKLEHYRRRLKEIEQNGPSRQPKDVLRDMQQGLKDVGANVRAGISGFGGGVVEGVKGSLSGLSQATHTAVVSKPREFASLIRNKFGSADNIAHLKDPLEDGPPEEAARALSGSATLVSSPKYGSDDECSSASASSAGAGSNSGAGPAGALGSPKSNTLYGAPGSLDALLEELREIKEGQSHLEDSMEDLKSQLQRDYTYMTQCLQEERYRYERLEEQLNDLTELHQNEMTNLKQELASMEEKVAYQSYERARDIQEAVESCLTRVTKLELQQQQQQVVQLEGVENANARALLGKFINVILALMAVLLVFVSTIASFITPLMKTRLRITSTALLVLVLFLLWKHWDSLTYLLEHVLLPS, encoded by the exons ATGAAGCGGAAGAGGTTGCTGACGACTCAGGAGAGCTGGAAG GTTGACAAGGGAGACCTTGTGGCCCTGAGCCTCCCCGGCGGCCCCGGCCACGGTGACGCCGACGGTCCCGTCAGCCTGGACGTGCCGGACGGGGCCCCCGACCCCCAGCGGACCAAGGCTGCCATCGACCACCTGCACCAGAAGATCCTGAAGATCACCGAGCAGATCAAGATCGAGCAGGAGGCGCGGGACGACAACGTGGCCGAGTACCTGAAGCTGGCCAACAATGCGGACAAGCAGCAGGTGTCGCGCATCAAGCAGGTGTTCGAGAAGAAGAACCAGAAGTCGGCCCAGACCATCGCCCAGCTGCACAAGAAGCTGGAGCACTACCGCCGGCGCCTGAAGGAGATAGAGCAGAACGGGCCCTCGCGGCAGCCCAAGGACGTGCTGCGGGACATGCAGCAGGGCCTGAAGGACGTGGGCGCCAACGTGCGCGCCGGCATCAGTGGCTTCGGGGGCGGCGTGGTCGAGGGCGTCAAGGGCAGCCTCTCGGGCCTCTCGCAGGCCACCCACACCGCGGTGGTGTCCAAGCCCCGGGAGTTCGCCAGCCTCATCCGCAACAAGTTTGGCAGCGCCGACAACATCGCCCACCTGAAGGACCCTCTGGAGGACGGGCCCCCCGAGGAGGCGGCCCGGGCGCTGAGCGGCAGCGCCACCCTCGTGTCCAGCCCCAAGTACGGCAGCGATGACGAGTGCTCCAGTGCCAGCGCCAGCTCGGCCGGGGCGGGCAGCAACTCCGGGGCTGGGCCGGCGGGGGCGCTAGGGAGCCCCAAGTCGAACACGCTGTACGGGGCCCCCGGAAGCCTGGACGCTCTGCTGGAGGAGCTGCGGGAGATTAAGGAGGGACAGTCCCACCTGGAGGACTCGATGGAGGACCTCAAGTCTCAGTTGCAGAGGGACTACACCTACATGACCCAGTGTCTGCAGGAGGAGCGCTACAG GTACGAGCGGCTGGAAGAACAGCTCAATGACCTGACCGAGCTTCACCAGAATGAGATGACCAACCTGAAGCAGGAGCTGGCCAGCATGGAGGAGAAGGTGGCCTACCAATCCTACGAAAGGGCTCGGGACATCCAG GAGGCCGTGGAGTCCTGCCTGACCCGCGTCACCAAGCTGGagttgcagcagcagcagcagcaggtcgTGCAGCTGGAGGGCGTGGAGAACGCCAACGCGCGGGCTCTGCTGGGCAAGTTCATCAACGTGATCCTGGCGCTCATGGCCGTGCTGCTGGTGTTCGTGTCCACCATCGCCAGCTTCATCACGCCCCTCATGAAGACACGCCTGCGCATCACCAGCACCGCCCTCCTGGTCctcgtcctcttcctcctctggaagcaCTGGGACTCCCTCACCTACCTCCTGGAGCACGTGCTGCTGCCCAGCTGA
- the TMCC2 gene encoding transmembrane and coiled-coil domains protein 2 isoform X4, giving the protein MKSKEERTAVDKGDLVALSLPGGPGHGDADGPVSLDVPDGAPDPQRTKAAIDHLHQKILKITEQIKIEQEARDDNVAEYLKLANNADKQQVSRIKQVFEKKNQKSAQTIAQLHKKLEHYRRRLKEIEQNGPSRQPKDVLRDMQQGLKDVGANVRAGISGFGGGVVEGVKGSLSGLSQATHTAVVSKPREFASLIRNKFGSADNIAHLKDPLEDGPPEEAARALSGSATLVSSPKYGSDDECSSASASSAGAGSNSGAGPAGALGSPKSNTLYGAPGSLDALLEELREIKEGQSHLEDSMEDLKSQLQRDYTYMTQCLQEERYRYERLEEQLNDLTELHQNEMTNLKQELASMEEKVAYQSYERARDIQEAVESCLTRVTKLELQQQQQQVVQLEGVENANARALLGKFINVILALMAVLLVFVSTIASFITPLMKTRLRITSTALLVLVLFLLWKHWDSLTYLLEHVLLPS; this is encoded by the exons ATGAAGTCCAAGGAGGAAAGGACTGCT GTTGACAAGGGAGACCTTGTGGCCCTGAGCCTCCCCGGCGGCCCCGGCCACGGTGACGCCGACGGTCCCGTCAGCCTGGACGTGCCGGACGGGGCCCCCGACCCCCAGCGGACCAAGGCTGCCATCGACCACCTGCACCAGAAGATCCTGAAGATCACCGAGCAGATCAAGATCGAGCAGGAGGCGCGGGACGACAACGTGGCCGAGTACCTGAAGCTGGCCAACAATGCGGACAAGCAGCAGGTGTCGCGCATCAAGCAGGTGTTCGAGAAGAAGAACCAGAAGTCGGCCCAGACCATCGCCCAGCTGCACAAGAAGCTGGAGCACTACCGCCGGCGCCTGAAGGAGATAGAGCAGAACGGGCCCTCGCGGCAGCCCAAGGACGTGCTGCGGGACATGCAGCAGGGCCTGAAGGACGTGGGCGCCAACGTGCGCGCCGGCATCAGTGGCTTCGGGGGCGGCGTGGTCGAGGGCGTCAAGGGCAGCCTCTCGGGCCTCTCGCAGGCCACCCACACCGCGGTGGTGTCCAAGCCCCGGGAGTTCGCCAGCCTCATCCGCAACAAGTTTGGCAGCGCCGACAACATCGCCCACCTGAAGGACCCTCTGGAGGACGGGCCCCCCGAGGAGGCGGCCCGGGCGCTGAGCGGCAGCGCCACCCTCGTGTCCAGCCCCAAGTACGGCAGCGATGACGAGTGCTCCAGTGCCAGCGCCAGCTCGGCCGGGGCGGGCAGCAACTCCGGGGCTGGGCCGGCGGGGGCGCTAGGGAGCCCCAAGTCGAACACGCTGTACGGGGCCCCCGGAAGCCTGGACGCTCTGCTGGAGGAGCTGCGGGAGATTAAGGAGGGACAGTCCCACCTGGAGGACTCGATGGAGGACCTCAAGTCTCAGTTGCAGAGGGACTACACCTACATGACCCAGTGTCTGCAGGAGGAGCGCTACAG GTACGAGCGGCTGGAAGAACAGCTCAATGACCTGACCGAGCTTCACCAGAATGAGATGACCAACCTGAAGCAGGAGCTGGCCAGCATGGAGGAGAAGGTGGCCTACCAATCCTACGAAAGGGCTCGGGACATCCAG GAGGCCGTGGAGTCCTGCCTGACCCGCGTCACCAAGCTGGagttgcagcagcagcagcagcaggtcgTGCAGCTGGAGGGCGTGGAGAACGCCAACGCGCGGGCTCTGCTGGGCAAGTTCATCAACGTGATCCTGGCGCTCATGGCCGTGCTGCTGGTGTTCGTGTCCACCATCGCCAGCTTCATCACGCCCCTCATGAAGACACGCCTGCGCATCACCAGCACCGCCCTCCTGGTCctcgtcctcttcctcctctggaagcaCTGGGACTCCCTCACCTACCTCCTGGAGCACGTGCTGCTGCCCAGCTGA